In one Oscillospiraceae bacterium genomic region, the following are encoded:
- a CDS encoding LysR family transcriptional regulator, producing MDLQKLRALVMLADTGSYSEAAERLYMTQSNVSKQVQALEKEWNVQLVDRSRRAIQLTPQGEVAVRHARRIVGDCDALLRDLAGMRPKLRLAALPVMAHYGITGLLAAFQEAYPEVDLEVQEVEGANLMAEELRDGKHELAILRTFPGEQKGLDKLVFCTDRLAAALPRQHPLAGRVSLSLRELAGERLALLDHNSVLHGMIQDACAAAGFTPNMCYAGRRIENILELVADGFGVSLLMEKAAAYLDNEKVLLIPLEEELVSEISLMRPKGRHTPLCDLFWQFAADTRRKMTVAR from the coding sequence ATGGATCTGCAAAAGCTGCGCGCCCTTGTCATGTTGGCGGACACAGGGAGCTATTCCGAAGCAGCGGAGCGCCTGTATATGACGCAGTCCAATGTATCCAAGCAAGTGCAGGCGCTGGAAAAGGAGTGGAATGTCCAACTGGTGGACCGCTCCCGGCGGGCCATCCAACTCACACCACAGGGAGAGGTCGCCGTACGCCATGCCCGCCGTATTGTGGGCGACTGCGACGCCCTGTTGCGCGATCTGGCTGGCATGCGGCCAAAGCTACGCCTGGCTGCCCTGCCGGTGATGGCCCATTACGGGATCACGGGGTTGCTTGCCGCGTTCCAGGAGGCCTATCCCGAGGTAGACCTTGAGGTGCAAGAGGTGGAAGGCGCCAATCTCATGGCCGAGGAACTGAGGGATGGCAAGCACGAACTGGCCATCCTGCGCACTTTTCCGGGTGAACAGAAGGGACTGGATAAGCTGGTGTTTTGTACTGACCGACTGGCGGCCGCCCTACCCCGGCAGCACCCCTTGGCGGGTCGGGTCAGCCTGAGCCTGCGGGAGCTGGCCGGTGAGCGGCTGGCCCTGCTGGATCATAACTCCGTCCTTCATGGGATGATTCAAGATGCCTGTGCGGCAGCCGGCTTCACGCCCAATATGTGCTATGCAGGCCGGCGGATAGAGAACATTCTGGAGTTAGTGGCCGACGGGTTTGGCGTTTCTCTGCTCATGGAAAAGGCGGCGGCCTATCTGGACAACGAGAAGGTACTCCTCATCCCCTTAGAGGAGGAGCTGGTGAGCGAAATATCCCTTATGCGGCCCAAGGGACGGCACACGCCTTTGTGTGACCTATTCTGGCAATTTGCTGCTGATACACGCAGAAAAATGACAGTGGCGAGGTAA
- a CDS encoding 3,4-dihydroxybenzoate decarboxylase — METNGVIDLRSALELLRVLPGQLMETDVEVDPMAELAGVYRYVGAGGTVMRPTREGPAMIFHQIKGHPGAKVAIGVLASRKRVAALLGRRPEDLGKALRDCVGAPIQPTVTDAPAPCQQVVHRAAEPDFDLYKLVPAPTNTPDDAGPYITLGMCYATHPDTGLSDVTIHRLCIQGKDELSIFFTPGARHIGAMAERAEALGRRLPISISIGVDPAIEVASCFEPPTTPLGYDELSIAGALRGVPVELAHCLTVKERCIANAEYVIEGEVVPGVRVQEDQNSHTGYAMPEFPGYTGPASGQCWLIKVTAVTHRRDPIMQTCIGPSEEHVSMAGIPTEASILGMVDKAMPGRLQNVYCASAGGGKYMAVLQFKKSVPSDEGRQRQAALLAFSAFSELKHVFLVDEDVDPFDMSDVLWAMNTRFQGDADIVTIPGVRCHPLDPSNDPACSPSCRDHGMACKTIFDCTVPFELKDHFRRARFQTVDPARWAPQLFPEQR, encoded by the coding sequence ATGGAAACCAATGGCGTCATCGACTTGCGCTCCGCGCTGGAGCTGCTGCGCGTCCTGCCCGGCCAGCTGATGGAAACAGATGTAGAGGTGGACCCCATGGCCGAGCTGGCGGGCGTATACCGCTACGTGGGGGCCGGGGGCACGGTGATGCGACCTACCCGCGAGGGCCCCGCTATGATCTTTCATCAAATCAAAGGCCACCCTGGAGCGAAGGTAGCCATCGGCGTGCTGGCCAGCCGCAAGCGGGTGGCTGCTCTGCTGGGGCGCAGGCCGGAGGACTTGGGCAAGGCGCTGAGGGATTGTGTCGGTGCCCCCATACAGCCCACGGTCACCGACGCGCCCGCTCCCTGTCAGCAGGTGGTCCACCGGGCGGCTGAGCCGGACTTCGACCTGTATAAGCTGGTACCCGCGCCCACCAACACACCGGACGACGCGGGCCCTTACATCACCTTGGGTATGTGCTACGCCACCCACCCGGACACCGGCCTGTCTGATGTGACCATCCATCGGCTCTGCATCCAGGGCAAGGATGAACTATCCATCTTCTTCACCCCCGGGGCCCGGCATATCGGTGCCATGGCCGAGCGGGCGGAGGCGCTGGGGCGGAGGCTCCCCATCTCCATCAGCATCGGGGTGGACCCGGCGATTGAGGTCGCCTCCTGCTTTGAACCGCCTACGACCCCGCTTGGCTACGATGAGCTCTCCATCGCCGGTGCGCTGCGCGGTGTGCCGGTGGAGCTGGCCCACTGCCTTACGGTAAAGGAGCGGTGCATCGCAAACGCGGAGTATGTCATCGAGGGAGAGGTGGTCCCCGGTGTGCGGGTGCAGGAGGACCAAAACAGCCACACAGGCTACGCCATGCCCGAGTTCCCCGGCTACACCGGCCCGGCCAGCGGCCAATGCTGGCTCATCAAGGTCACCGCGGTCACACACCGGAGGGACCCCATTATGCAGACCTGCATTGGCCCCAGCGAAGAGCACGTATCCATGGCGGGCATCCCCACTGAAGCCAGCATCCTGGGCATGGTGGACAAGGCGATGCCCGGCCGACTGCAAAACGTATACTGTGCCTCGGCGGGAGGCGGTAAGTATATGGCGGTGCTCCAATTCAAGAAGTCGGTCCCTTCCGACGAGGGCCGCCAGCGGCAGGCCGCCTTACTCGCTTTTTCCGCCTTCAGCGAACTCAAACATGTGTTCCTGGTAGACGAGGATGTGGACCCCTTCGACATGAGCGACGTGCTGTGGGCCATGAACACCCGCTTTCAAGGGGACGCGGACATCGTCACCATCCCAGGCGTGCGCTGCCATCCCTTGGACCCGTCCAATGACCCGGCCTGTTCCCCCTCCTGCCGGGATCACGGTATGGCCTGCAAGACCATCTTTGACTGCACGGTGCCCTTCGAGCTGAAGGACCACTTCCGGCGGGCCAGGTTCCAGACCGTAGACCCCGCCCGCTGGGCGCCCCAGCTCTTTCCGGAGCAGAGGTGA
- a CDS encoding putative UbiX-like flavin prenyltransferase, which produces MDTQRLVVGISGASGAPLAVELLRQLRCVEGLEVHLVCSRWGLATVQHETGLTAAELEELCYKLYSNEDCGSPPASGSFQTLGMAVVPCSMKTLAGIVTGYSDSLLLRAADVTLKERRRLVLVPRECPLSTLHLRNLCTASELGATILPPVPAYYEHPETIQDIDRHLAAKILQQFGLPGGLREWEGL; this is translated from the coding sequence ATGGACACGCAACGCCTGGTCGTAGGAATCAGCGGCGCGTCCGGTGCCCCTTTGGCGGTAGAACTGCTGCGGCAGCTGCGGTGCGTGGAGGGGCTGGAGGTCCATCTGGTCTGCTCCCGCTGGGGCCTGGCCACCGTGCAGCATGAGACCGGCCTCACCGCCGCCGAGCTGGAAGAGCTGTGCTATAAGCTTTATTCCAACGAGGACTGCGGCTCGCCACCGGCCAGCGGCAGCTTTCAGACGCTGGGCATGGCGGTGGTGCCGTGCAGCATGAAGACCCTTGCAGGTATCGTCACCGGCTACTCCGACTCTCTCCTACTGCGGGCCGCCGATGTGACGCTCAAAGAGCGGCGGCGGCTGGTACTGGTGCCACGGGAGTGTCCCCTCAGCACCCTGCATCTGCGCAACTTATGTACCGCCAGTGAGCTGGGAGCCACGATACTCCCGCCAGTCCCGGCCTACTATGAGCACCCGGAGACCATCCAAGACATAGACCGGCACCTCGCCGCCAAGATACTCCAGCAATTCGGCCTGCCCGGCGGCCTGAGGGAATGGGAGGGCCTATGA
- a CDS encoding UPF0597 protein encodes MCDVQQEAYVSILRKQVVPALGCTEPVAVALSVSKAAALVSGTVSEVKVLVSPNIYKNGMHVGVPGTTEKGLPISVALAVVCGDPEANLEVFRHVDDQAVREARTFLSERPLSIQVEEKEGSFYIRAEVWSGDGSTGVCVIRDSHTNVTYLERSGVPIYTAARREAHASANEPSLLDGLKSGRLSDIRAFAEQVPSEDIAFLMDGVDMNMEMAEIGLRERSGIGIGYGIGQLVRDRILLDDMVNRAKKMTAAACDARMAGVNHPVMSSAGSGNHGLTAIIPVAVVCREMGYDRDKLLRALAISHLTTAYIKEYTGRLSPVCGCAVAAGIGAAVAITWLFGGSDDQMAGAVQNMVGSIAGMLCDGAKGGCALKLATAASEAVLQASLAVRDHIIDNSDGLVDRCAEETIHNLGRVCIDGMKEMDVVIIDVMQN; translated from the coding sequence GTGTGCGACGTGCAGCAAGAAGCATATGTGTCCATTCTCAGAAAGCAGGTGGTCCCGGCGCTGGGCTGTACCGAGCCCGTGGCGGTGGCGCTGTCTGTGTCGAAAGCGGCGGCGCTGGTAAGCGGCACTGTCAGCGAGGTCAAGGTATTGGTGAGCCCCAACATCTATAAAAACGGGATGCACGTAGGCGTTCCGGGCACCACGGAAAAGGGGCTGCCCATCTCTGTGGCTCTGGCGGTGGTGTGCGGCGACCCGGAGGCCAACCTGGAGGTCTTCCGCCACGTGGACGATCAGGCGGTGCGGGAGGCCAGGACATTCCTCTCCGAGCGGCCCCTGTCCATCCAGGTGGAAGAGAAAGAGGGCAGCTTCTACATCCGCGCCGAGGTGTGGAGTGGGGATGGGAGCACGGGTGTGTGCGTCATCCGGGACAGCCACACCAATGTGACCTATCTGGAGCGAAGCGGCGTGCCCATTTATACCGCCGCCAGGCGGGAGGCCCACGCTTCCGCCAATGAGCCAAGCCTTCTGGATGGTTTGAAAAGCGGACGGCTGTCCGACATCCGCGCGTTTGCAGAGCAGGTACCGTCAGAGGACATCGCATTTCTGATGGACGGCGTGGATATGAATATGGAGATGGCGGAGATCGGGCTCCGGGAACGCTCCGGCATTGGCATCGGTTACGGCATCGGGCAGTTGGTCCGGGACCGGATCCTCCTGGACGATATGGTCAACCGGGCCAAGAAGATGACCGCCGCCGCCTGCGACGCCCGTATGGCAGGCGTGAACCACCCGGTTATGAGCAGCGCGGGCAGCGGCAACCACGGCCTGACCGCCATTATCCCGGTGGCCGTGGTGTGCCGGGAGATGGGCTACGACCGGGACAAGCTGCTGCGCGCCCTGGCCATCAGCCACCTCACCACCGCCTACATCAAAGAGTATACCGGGCGGCTCTCGCCGGTGTGCGGCTGCGCCGTAGCCGCGGGGATCGGGGCGGCGGTGGCGATCACCTGGCTCTTCGGCGGTTCCGATGACCAGATGGCGGGCGCGGTCCAAAACATGGTGGGCTCCATCGCCGGTATGCTCTGCGACGGCGCTAAGGGCGGCTGCGCCCTCAAATTGGCCACCGCCGCGTCGGAGGCGGTGCTTCAGGCCAGCTTGGCCGTGCGGGACCACATTATCGATAACAGCGACGGCCTGGTTGACCGCTGCGCAGAGGAGACCATCCATAACCTGGGCCGCGTGTGCATCGACGGCATGAAGGAAATGGACGTCGTCATCATCGACGTGATGCAGAATTGA
- the ptb2 gene encoding phosphate butyryltransferase, whose amino-acid sequence MFHSFQEIERSLLDSSRRVRIALAGAHDADALSALVAAQRKGVAQGVLIGRTADTAGLLREMGEDPAQWQLTEEADDARAASLACGMVKEGMADIPMKGILPTAVFMRAILDKACGFVPDKGMLSQATVLEVPGENRLMIVSDCAVNITPSYEEKLKILKNAVALAHSLGIECPRAAVVTPVEVINPAMPSTVDAAMLSKAQQRGQITGCIVDGPLALDNAVSAAAAAHKGIVSDVAGRADILLMPDLCAGNIFTKSLTYLAHLPTAGTLCGTTSPVVMTSRTDSPEDKYHAILVAAARVD is encoded by the coding sequence ATGTTTCACAGCTTTCAAGAGATAGAGCGCAGCTTGCTGGACAGCAGCCGAAGGGTTCGCATCGCCTTGGCCGGTGCCCATGACGCAGACGCGCTGTCCGCCCTGGTGGCGGCACAGCGGAAGGGCGTCGCCCAGGGCGTTCTCATCGGCAGGACGGCGGATACCGCCGGTCTGCTGCGGGAGATGGGTGAGGACCCGGCCCAGTGGCAGTTGACGGAGGAGGCGGACGACGCCCGTGCCGCCTCCCTGGCCTGCGGTATGGTGAAAGAGGGTATGGCGGACATCCCTATGAAGGGCATCCTGCCCACTGCCGTGTTTATGCGCGCCATTCTGGACAAGGCCTGCGGCTTCGTGCCTGATAAAGGGATGCTCAGCCAGGCCACAGTGCTGGAGGTCCCCGGCGAGAACCGGCTGATGATCGTCAGCGACTGCGCGGTGAACATTACCCCGTCCTATGAGGAAAAACTGAAGATCCTGAAAAACGCCGTGGCACTGGCACACAGTCTGGGGATTGAGTGTCCCCGGGCCGCCGTGGTGACCCCGGTAGAGGTGATCAATCCCGCTATGCCCTCCACAGTGGATGCCGCCATGCTCAGCAAAGCCCAGCAGCGGGGGCAGATTACAGGTTGCATCGTGGACGGCCCCCTTGCATTGGACAATGCCGTGTCTGCCGCGGCTGCCGCCCACAAGGGGATCGTCAGCGATGTGGCCGGCCGGGCAGATATTCTGCTGATGCCCGACCTGTGTGCCGGCAATATCTTTACCAAGTCCTTGACCTACCTGGCCCACCTCCCCACCGCCGGCACACTCTGCGGCACCACCTCCCCCGTGGTTATGACTTCCCGCACCGACAGCCCGGAGGATAAGTATCACGCCATTCTGGTGGCGGCAGCCAGAGTCGACTGA
- the buk gene encoding putative butyrate kinase, with protein MKEYQIVAINLGSTSTKIAYYRNDTKVLQEDLEHDPAQLKAFSTIWDQEAFRTQAIRDFLARHGLEMSGLDAIVTRGGHTKPIPGGVYRVNEEMLRQSGSGRYGQHPTDLGLRLVWRFAQEGPLPLTVDPPTTDEFEPLARYSGHPLFIRKSSFHALNHRAVGRQYAKDLGRAYEALNLVVVHMGGGITVAAHKQGKMVDANNGLMGDGPFSTNRTGGVPVGALMELCFSGQYTKDDVKRILGKEGGLTAYLGTSDVRQAERMAQEDPRALEVLLAMCYQISKEVAGCAAVLCGKVDAILLTGGIAHSDLVTGEIKRRVGFLAPVVRYPGEYEMQSLALGAYDVLRGARQALNFPNETGPEL; from the coding sequence GTGAAGGAATATCAGATTGTAGCCATCAACCTGGGGTCCACCTCCACCAAGATCGCCTATTACCGCAACGATACCAAGGTGCTTCAGGAGGACCTTGAGCACGACCCGGCCCAGCTCAAGGCCTTCTCAACCATCTGGGATCAGGAGGCGTTCCGCACCCAGGCTATCCGGGATTTCCTCGCCCGTCACGGCCTGGAGATGTCCGGGCTGGACGCCATCGTCACCCGGGGCGGGCATACCAAGCCCATACCCGGCGGGGTCTACCGGGTGAATGAAGAGATGCTGCGCCAGTCGGGCTCCGGCAGGTACGGACAGCATCCCACTGATCTGGGCCTGCGGCTGGTGTGGCGCTTTGCCCAGGAGGGGCCGCTCCCCCTGACCGTTGACCCGCCCACCACCGATGAGTTCGAGCCTCTGGCCCGGTACAGCGGTCATCCCCTATTCATCCGCAAGAGCTCCTTCCACGCGTTGAATCACAGGGCGGTTGGCCGGCAGTATGCTAAGGACCTTGGGCGCGCCTATGAAGCTCTGAACCTGGTAGTGGTCCATATGGGCGGCGGCATCACCGTAGCCGCCCACAAGCAGGGCAAAATGGTAGACGCAAATAACGGCCTCATGGGTGACGGCCCCTTCTCCACCAACCGTACCGGCGGCGTACCCGTGGGCGCGCTGATGGAGCTGTGCTTCTCCGGCCAGTACACCAAGGATGACGTAAAGCGCATCCTGGGCAAGGAGGGCGGACTAACGGCTTACCTAGGCACCAGCGACGTGCGCCAAGCCGAACGCATGGCCCAGGAGGACCCGAGAGCCCTGGAGGTACTTCTGGCCATGTGCTACCAAATCTCCAAGGAGGTGGCGGGCTGTGCGGCGGTGCTCTGCGGCAAGGTGGATGCCATTCTGCTCACTGGCGGTATCGCCCATTCGGATCTGGTGACCGGAGAGATCAAGCGCCGTGTAGGCTTCCTCGCCCCCGTGGTACGGTATCCAGGCGAGTATGAGATGCAGTCCTTGGCTCTGGGCGCCTATGATGTGCTGCGCGGGGCGCGTCAGGCTCTGAATTTTCCCAATGAGACAGGACCGGAATTGTGA
- a CDS encoding ketoisovalerate ferredoxin oxidoreductase subunit beta codes for MYDIIKDCDGLVAHGVSACAGCGLELVIRNVLDVLGQDTVILIPPGCSALFCGFGAEAGMKIAGFQGNLENTAAVAAGVRAGLEMQGNHHTTVLAFAGDGATVDIGIQAFSGMVERGDRVLYVCYDNEAYMNTGIQSSSSTPLGASTTTTPGGKPVPRKDLLQIAIAHKIPYAATASVAYIPDLRKKVKKAQETNGPSLLHIHASCPTGWGYPPAKSIEVCRQAVKTGAWVLYEYEAGGVRVNVKPKALEPVETYLSMQGRFKGASQEDRALIQETVSRHYEALAAASV; via the coding sequence ATGTATGACATCATCAAGGATTGCGACGGCCTGGTCGCGCATGGCGTCAGCGCCTGTGCTGGCTGCGGTCTGGAGCTCGTGATCCGCAATGTGCTTGACGTGCTGGGCCAGGACACCGTTATCCTGATCCCCCCCGGTTGTTCCGCCCTGTTCTGCGGGTTCGGAGCTGAGGCCGGTATGAAGATCGCCGGTTTCCAGGGGAATCTGGAGAATACCGCGGCAGTGGCCGCAGGTGTGCGGGCCGGGCTGGAGATGCAGGGCAACCACCACACCACCGTGCTGGCCTTTGCCGGCGACGGGGCGACCGTGGACATCGGTATCCAGGCCTTCTCCGGCATGGTGGAGCGGGGCGACCGCGTGCTCTACGTGTGCTATGACAACGAGGCCTATATGAACACCGGCATCCAGTCCTCCAGCTCCACGCCGCTGGGCGCGAGCACTACCACCACTCCCGGCGGCAAGCCGGTCCCCCGGAAAGACTTACTCCAGATCGCCATTGCCCATAAGATCCCCTATGCCGCCACCGCCTCGGTAGCCTACATCCCCGACCTGCGCAAGAAGGTAAAGAAGGCCCAGGAGACGAACGGCCCCTCTCTCCTGCATATCCACGCCTCCTGTCCCACAGGCTGGGGGTATCCGCCCGCCAAGTCTATCGAGGTATGCCGCCAAGCGGTCAAGACCGGGGCATGGGTGCTGTACGAATATGAGGCGGGCGGCGTCCGCGTCAACGTAAAGCCCAAGGCGCTGGAGCCGGTGGAGACCTACTTATCCATGCAGGGCCGTTTCAAGGGCGCCAGCCAGGAGGACCGCGCGCTGATCCAGGAGACCGTGTCGCGGCATTACGAAGCCCTGGCCGCGGCCTCCGTCTAA
- a CDS encoding pyruvate ferredoxin oxidoreductase subunit alpha, with protein sequence MAHYKMLDGNAAAMEAIKMAKVKVISAYPITPQSPIAEKLADMVQCGEIDAKYVRVESEHTALSVALGAQLTGVRTATATASVGLALMHEIVNVVSGLRMPIVMPVVNRALAAPWSLWCDHQDSMEERDSGWLQLYCENVQDVFDLVSCAYRVAEHEKVLLPCMVCLDGFFLSHSMQKVSVPETSEMDSFIGPYVRRNLYVDPVDPMLVGNLTPSDEFGEMRYQQERGFAEAEGVMDEVFREFQSRFGRCHERAEGYCLEDADTVLVTLGSMSGTAKCVVNELRQSGQKVGLLKIVSFRPFPYELVRRYLEDKKQVLVLDRSAGLGARFAPLCTEISAALYGSGLPVRGYVAGLGGRDISLQTIRDVFADGGAHPEGADSSIWIDVKENAMELRQVLKAQ encoded by the coding sequence ATGGCTCATTATAAAATGCTGGATGGAAACGCCGCCGCCATGGAAGCCATAAAAATGGCGAAGGTAAAGGTGATCTCTGCCTACCCGATCACCCCCCAGAGCCCCATTGCGGAGAAGCTGGCGGACATGGTGCAGTGCGGCGAGATTGACGCGAAGTATGTGCGGGTGGAATCGGAACATACCGCCCTGTCCGTGGCTCTGGGGGCACAGCTCACCGGTGTGCGCACCGCTACCGCTACCGCCTCCGTGGGACTGGCTCTGATGCACGAGATCGTCAACGTAGTCTCCGGGCTGCGTATGCCCATCGTCATGCCCGTGGTCAACCGGGCCCTGGCCGCCCCCTGGAGCCTGTGGTGCGACCACCAGGACTCCATGGAGGAGCGGGACAGCGGCTGGCTGCAGCTCTACTGCGAAAACGTACAGGATGTGTTTGATCTGGTCTCCTGCGCCTACCGGGTAGCGGAGCATGAGAAGGTGCTGCTGCCCTGCATGGTCTGTCTGGATGGCTTTTTCCTATCCCACTCCATGCAGAAGGTGAGCGTGCCCGAGACCTCGGAAATGGATTCCTTCATCGGCCCCTACGTGCGCAGAAACCTATACGTGGACCCCGTCGACCCCATGCTGGTGGGCAATCTGACCCCGTCCGACGAGTTCGGTGAAATGCGCTATCAGCAGGAGCGCGGTTTCGCCGAGGCCGAGGGCGTGATGGACGAGGTGTTTCGGGAGTTCCAAAGCCGTTTCGGCCGCTGTCATGAGCGGGCGGAGGGATATTGTCTGGAGGACGCGGACACGGTTCTGGTCACCTTAGGGTCTATGTCGGGCACAGCCAAATGCGTGGTCAACGAGCTGCGCCAGTCGGGGCAAAAGGTCGGCCTGTTGAAGATCGTCTCCTTCCGTCCCTTCCCCTATGAGCTGGTTCGCCGGTACCTGGAGGATAAAAAGCAGGTGCTGGTTCTGGACCGCAGCGCCGGCTTGGGCGCCCGGTTCGCTCCCCTGTGTACCGAAATATCCGCCGCCCTATATGGCAGCGGTTTGCCGGTGCGAGGCTATGTGGCCGGCCTGGGCGGCCGGGACATCAGTCTCCAGACCATCCGCGACGTGTTTGCCGATGGCGGCGCTCACCCCGAGGGGGCGGACAGCTCCATTTGGATCGACGTTAAGGAAAACGCTATGGAGCTGCGCCAGGTCCTCAAGGCGCAATAA
- a CDS encoding 2-oxoacid:acceptor oxidoreductase subunit delta, which yields MQTPRKTPMKTPLRCNVWGPVAHQFDSANTGSWRLERPAVDFEDCVKCGTCAMYCPANVIAIHKDKAECVEIMWDYCKGCGICANECPKQCIQMVDEQEER from the coding sequence ATGCAAACGCCGCGAAAGACGCCTATGAAAACACCATTGAGATGTAACGTGTGGGGCCCCGTGGCCCATCAATTCGATTCCGCGAATACCGGAAGCTGGCGGCTGGAGCGGCCCGCTGTGGATTTTGAAGACTGCGTCAAGTGTGGCACCTGCGCCATGTACTGCCCGGCCAACGTGATCGCTATTCACAAGGACAAGGCGGAATGCGTTGAGATCATGTGGGACTACTGCAAGGGATGCGGCATCTGCGCCAACGAGTGCCCCAAGCAGTGTATTCAGATGGTGGACGAGCAGGAGGAACGGTAA
- a CDS encoding pyruvate ferredoxin oxidoreductase subunit gamma, whose translation MLNLKFYGLGGQGVVTAAKVLSTAVSIHEDKYAITIPAYGHERRGAPVYTDIVVDDVPILQNCFVYEPDIVLVMDQTIRDKGIDIGKGKRTETILVLNTESETTAREYQEQYGFCKVYYVDATHVATRQIGRGIPNGAMLGALAKTGAVSLASVETALRDTFGGKAGERNANAAKDAYENTIEM comes from the coding sequence ATGCTGAACTTGAAATTCTATGGTTTGGGGGGACAGGGCGTGGTCACGGCGGCCAAGGTCCTCTCGACCGCGGTATCCATCCATGAGGATAAATACGCCATCACCATACCCGCATACGGTCATGAGCGCCGTGGCGCGCCGGTGTATACCGACATCGTAGTCGACGACGTACCCATCCTCCAGAATTGCTTTGTGTACGAGCCGGACATCGTCCTGGTGATGGACCAGACCATCCGGGACAAAGGGATCGACATCGGAAAGGGAAAGCGGACGGAGACCATTTTGGTCCTAAACACCGAGAGCGAGACCACTGCAAGGGAGTATCAGGAGCAATATGGCTTCTGTAAGGTCTACTACGTGGACGCCACCCACGTTGCTACCCGTCAGATTGGCCGGGGAATCCCTAACGGGGCCATGCTGGGGGCGCTGGCTAAAACGGGGGCGGTGAGTTTGGCCTCGGTAGAAACCGCCTTGCGGGATACTTTTGGAGGAAAGGCAGGAGAGCGTAATGCAAACGCCGCGAAAGACGCCTATGAAAACACCATTGAGATGTAA
- a CDS encoding malate dehydrogenase, with protein sequence MKLAIIGGAGLLGSTAAFCLGIRNSFEEIKLIDIKENVLQSHVMDMDQGISILSDTRVVRAGYEDLEDCDVIMITASVPETGSASRDAYLDANRSILVGICKRLRGLSSNKVIINAVNPVDVLNSVIQEHTGIDRRRILGFCINDTTRLRWSVAKLLGIAAHRVEAWCLGEHGGMMVPLLDQVKADGMPVQLSDAQKEQVLEEIDGWFTAYQGLKSGRTSGWTSGIGLAALASAVAENKGEVLPCSIILDGEYHNSAVSLGVLVRIGANGVSEFLEPALSDQEQATLDAAAVKIKRMYQTIGP encoded by the coding sequence ATGAAGTTAGCTATAATTGGAGGCGCCGGTCTGCTGGGCAGTACAGCCGCCTTCTGCCTGGGTATCAGAAATTCTTTTGAAGAGATCAAACTCATTGATATTAAGGAAAACGTACTCCAAAGCCATGTGATGGATATGGATCAGGGCATCTCCATTCTGTCCGATACCCGCGTGGTCCGGGCCGGGTACGAGGATTTGGAGGACTGTGACGTCATCATGATCACCGCCAGTGTGCCTGAAACTGGCAGCGCCAGCCGGGACGCCTATCTTGACGCGAACCGGAGCATATTGGTGGGGATCTGTAAGCGGCTGCGGGGCCTGTCCTCCAACAAGGTCATCATCAACGCAGTCAATCCGGTGGATGTGCTCAACAGCGTCATCCAGGAGCACACCGGCATCGACCGGCGGCGTATTTTAGGATTTTGCATCAACGATACCACCCGCCTGCGCTGGTCGGTAGCCAAGCTTTTGGGCATCGCCGCCCACAGGGTAGAGGCATGGTGCCTGGGTGAGCACGGCGGCATGATGGTCCCTCTGCTGGACCAAGTGAAGGCGGACGGTATGCCGGTACAGCTGAGCGATGCGCAAAAAGAGCAAGTGCTGGAGGAGATCGACGGCTGGTTTACCGCCTACCAGGGCCTGAAAAGCGGGCGCACCAGTGGTTGGACCTCCGGTATCGGGCTGGCCGCCCTGGCCAGCGCCGTGGCGGAAAACAAGGGCGAGGTCCTTCCTTGTTCTATCATTCTGGACGGTGAGTACCACAACTCCGCGGTCAGCCTGGGTGTTCTGGTGCGCATTGGCGCCAACGGTGTGTCGGAGTTCCTGGAGCCGGCTCTATCGGACCAGGAGCAGGCGACGCTGGATGCGGCGGCGGTCAAAATCAAGCGCATGTACCAGACGATTGGCCCTTAA